From Candoia aspera isolate rCanAsp1 chromosome 8, rCanAsp1.hap2, whole genome shotgun sequence, a single genomic window includes:
- the SCOC gene encoding short coiled-coil protein, whose product MMNADMDAVETENQVELEEKTRLINQVLELQHTLEDLSARVDAVKEENLKLKSENQVLGQYIENLMSASSVFQTTDTKSKRK is encoded by the exons ATGATGAATGCAGATATGGATG CTGTTGAGACTGAAAATCAAGTAGAACTAGAAGAAAAAACACGACTTATTAATCAGGTTTTGGAACTGCAGCATACACTTGAAG ATCTGTCTGCAAGAGTAGATGCTGTTAAAGAAGAAAATttgaaactgaaatcagaaaatcAAGTTCTTGGACAATATATAGAAAATCTCATGTCTGCCTCTAGTGTTTTTCAGACTACTGACACAAAAAGCAAACGAAAATAA